A region of the Bradysia coprophila strain Holo2 unplaced genomic scaffold, BU_Bcop_v1 contig_232, whole genome shotgun sequence genome:
caaagtcacattccgaacaaaacataacaacagaTTTGCACGCCATATTCAGCTGCGATCTCTATACCACATGCGAGATCGTATGCGATATCACAAAATCTCATGCGATATCACAATATCACATGCGAGATGGCATTCgatataacaaaatataatgaTAGATCGCATGCGATATCACAAAATCTGATGCGAGATCGCATTTAATATCACATGTGtagcattttcatttgttatagtACATGACGCATCTGGGAAAaaataaagataggatcgaaaatgacataagcgggaatgaaaattgagagaaaaaagtgtcggagaatgttgctctttcggtactaaatttggtgagtgaatgtgacggttttggtacttcaggaagaaaatagtacattgaatgacaaggggcgaaagtaaaaaaattcaaccgtgtgcgagagttggagcccgcgccgaaggcaagggctctaatcgcacaggttgaatttttttacttttgccccgagtcgttcatactattttttttgataccaacattgaaaattgatacgtatcgcaaacatcgcaacaaaatgttgaaataaaaaggcatttagccagaaaatgcgggggtccagggggcggcagccccctggcatatgaaaaatttaataatttagccatcacaacaataaacacacacaaaaattaagatataactaacaaatcattcagtaacaaaaagtatcaactttgtattctaatttcaataagaacactggcgcacagtgttttacaattttgatcaaagtattctgcataatatgagcggattttgttgacaactcgactcatttctctcattttctgtgacgtcagtcactttcgctgttcgttcagttgcgttcgctcttcgttaagtactttctccccgtgggatgcatttttttactttcgcccctcatatgcggggcgaaagtatcatttttcaatgttggtatcaaaaaaatactattttcacatacgcgcggtgttcggatgtcaaaattacttcactagaagtttaattcaaacattacacttcagttctatgttgtctcgttttcgcttttgtgataaaataaagtacacacttgtcactatcagtctcggcaagcttcgtgacaagtgtgtaatatatagtagataatgagacacgaagaacgaaatctcggaaatatagcacacatacaagtgcaaaaaatacgaatcacaacacaaaacgaaaagaaaaacgaaattgagaaatgtcgagtttcaattgttttcaaattttgtaaataactatttcatagAAGAGCCGAAATgaagaaatgttaaaattaagcATAGCATTAAAATAACTATGTTGGTATAATATCACTGCGGGGACCAAAATAAGAGGCTTTTTGACGCTTTTttaccgttaaaaaaatcggtccTTGTacctgttcttggagtgcgctGGTTGTAATGATTTGTGTGATTTCTGCTAATAATATAGTTACTTAGCGTCGTCAAGATGCATAAACCGGAAACAATTTCATGCCAACGCAACATCAATTTAGAGCTAGGGTAGCTAGGGCGGAACTTTTTCGCTTCTTTGCTCGATGTaaatttgttccaaataactgtaaccccaactttgacaacccgaacggctacgatttcatccatagaaaCATAACCTATGTGATTTGTCATACAAAtgttgatgaggttatgtctgtatggatgaaatttgacaattcgtatggccttgaAACAAACCTATTACTATAGATTTGTTCCGAATAACTGTAAAACCGAACTTTCACAACCCGAACGACGatgatttcatccacagagatgaacataacTTAAACGTCAACCAATTTCtttgcaattaatttttggaatAGGAAACCTCTAGCATGTGCTGTTGTGCATGTCTGTTACGATTCTGTTGATTACTGTAAGGTAGTCTGTTTATCAGGTGAAACTATAGTATTCGGTTACGTGAAGTGATCTCATGAAACCTGATGATTCATTCCATCTCGACTATAATCACGCGATTATAACCCCttgttttacaatatttttatattatattaaGTAACATTACGTAATGGCGTTATTCTGAATAATGTAACAGTGATGTTCGTAAAATAAAGGCTGTAaacttggggaggtcacgcagatgcagatacgcgggtgacacaccatacagttgatgataaaatggcagatttcatacaaaaattcacttcttgtaatgattctcgtcgtgtcaattttttacatgtaaaatcatcagaaacGGTGTGTTCCCgagtatctaataaaatggcgatctgcgtgacctccccaagtttacagccttggaacTAAGTGGGTATATACAACTTTTTAAGAAGTGCAAAGTGCAGAAAATCCGAGATAAATTTTAAAGTGCTGTCATTTTTGGCACCGTCATAACTATGTAAAATGGCTTTGTGTACCTGACTtgcacgattgattttaggcaatttcgcgagttgtaggccgaacggagtgagttttcatgcaaagggccTAAAACTCGAGAAAAAATTGCCCACATTTTCGGCCCGAAGCATAACAATAACTATAGTCTTCTAATGCGATGATTAGTGTGCAGTGCATTCGCTTCATTCCTGCGTTTTTCTTGTTCAGTGCTGACTTGTAAACCGTGTATACCGTCATCACTACCTTTCAAACCAACTGTCATTGATAAACATAACCCCGCACGCGAAAGTAaactttttgtgtttgttgatatcattttcatttgcgCTTCCGAATTAATTTATCTTTCGATGGAAGGTATGGATACATTATCCGTAATGTCACTGCAGCTTCGAcgtaatgtttatttacagccGACACTCAAACATCCGACAACAAGGAAAAGGAGTGCAGTCTGCTTGTAATAGTTTTAGATACAAATCCGTCACAGCAAATAGTTCGACGAAATCCACAAACCGTTGATCGGAATGCTCGAACACCGATTTCTCTAATCCTTGATTCCGTTTGTTCATTTTCCAATGCTCACCTTATGCAACGACCACAAAATAAACTAGCGGTGCTAGATTGTCACCATCATGCGACGTAATGTTGTTTTTCAGCCAGCCGAAATGGAAACAAATAATGTCGAACGCTCCATTTTCAGTGAATTTCTATATCCAACACCAGGTCGACCATTAGACATACGACAAGTTGACGGTCAATATGAAGTGTTTACACTGGTGGAAAAgacaatcaaacagaaaatgtcAGAAATAATATCAAGTGCACCGAAGATGTCGAGCCCATGCGAATCGTTACTAGCTGGGAGCATAGCCATGGCATTAAGTTACATAGCACGTCTGGAACGAAATAAGCCGCTAGGTTCTCGAATCAATGCTAGAATTTTGGTAGTTACTGGCAGCAATGAGTGTGCATCACAGTACATGACCTACATGAATGTATTTTTCACCGCCCAAAAGCAGAACATTGTACTTGATGTATGCGCATTGGATAAGTCGTTGACCTTATTGCAGCAAGGTTGCGACATAACGGGTGGACAGTATTTACGATTACCTCAATTGGAAGGTCTGTTGCAGTATCTGCTGTGGGTGTTCCTGCCGGATCCTGCGACTAGACTGAAATTGGTTTTACCTCCGCCAGTTAAAGTTGATTACCGAGCTGCTTGTTTTTGTCATCGTGAACTTATCGACATTGGTTACGTTTGCTCCGTTTGTTTGTCAagtaatttgttgaaattttcatgttcCGTTTTGCATTCATCTAATTCAAACCGTTTTTCATTTGACAGTCTTCTGTAAATTCAGTCCGATATGCACCACATGCCAGtaagtaattttgaatattttttgtttcagacATTTTCGTACACACAGCCTGTCGTGTATAATAGACAATCCCAAGAACTGAAATAAAGGTTCGATATCCTCCTTCTATCAGTCATTCAAGTTCTCTGGGATAGTCCATCAATCATTGACTGCGAACCTTCAAGttgcattcaatttttcatttcagtaCCGTCTTCAAAAATCCAACTCCGATTGCCGGTAAgccaaagaaaaagaaaactcgACCATCGATGTAAAAAGCAAGCTGCACATCATTCAGTTCCCAAGTTATTGGAtcatgaaattgttttttttaatttttttttattaaaaacctACTATGGAGCCTACAACAATCGCTTATGTATTCCTGGTCAGCTTACAAAAATACATTGGACCAAAATTTGCTGGTAGAAATGGTACCACCATCTGTCcatattttaacttttttggattttcaaacttgaaaatggttttcaacGTCGTTGTGGTACGGCTTAGATCCCTGTGCAATgaaaaattggacaaaattat
Encoded here:
- the LOC119077117 gene encoding general transcription factor IIH subunit 3; translated protein: MEADTQTSDNKEKECSLLVIVLDTNPSQQIVRRNPQTVDRNARTPISLILDSVCSFSNAHLMQRPQNKLAVLDCHHHATEFLYPTPGRPLDIRQVDGQYEVFTLVEKTIKQKMSEIISSAPKMSSPCESLLAGSIAMALSYIARLERNKPLGSRINARILVVTGSNECASQYMTYMNVFFTAQKQNIVLDVCALDKSLTLLQQGCDITGGQYLRLPQLEGLLQYLLWVFLPDPATRLKLVLPPPVKVDYRAACFCHRELIDIGYVCSVCLSIFCKFSPICTTCHTVFKNPTPIAGKPKKKKTRPSM